The following proteins come from a genomic window of Alicyclobacillus dauci:
- a CDS encoding enoyl-CoA hydratase/isomerase family protein, with amino-acid sequence MGILLEEKLDDGKISVLTLNRPEVMNAFNTALGGELNSAMDAIYDDSLIRVVVITGAGDRAFCTGGDLKERNGMTPEQWARQHRLFEEVHRKIRQCPKPVISAVNGYALGGGCELALSGDFVYAVKTARFGLPEVTRGIIPGVGGTQTLGRFLPRGRALELMLTGCHLDAEEAYAHGLVNRLCEPTTLLEEAITTARLISKNSPLAVRMAKKAFRLGIDMPLEEGVELALECYNRTVTHPDREEGVRAFNEKRQPNFVDIY; translated from the coding sequence ATGGGGATATTGCTAGAGGAGAAATTGGATGATGGAAAGATTAGTGTACTGACTCTTAATCGACCCGAAGTCATGAACGCATTTAATACGGCTCTTGGAGGCGAGTTGAATTCGGCGATGGACGCAATCTACGACGATTCACTAATCCGCGTTGTAGTCATTACTGGAGCTGGAGATCGGGCATTTTGCACGGGAGGTGACTTAAAGGAACGCAACGGCATGACACCTGAACAGTGGGCTCGTCAACATAGGCTGTTTGAGGAGGTACATCGAAAAATCCGTCAGTGTCCCAAACCTGTCATCTCTGCGGTGAACGGTTACGCACTAGGTGGGGGGTGCGAGTTGGCATTGAGTGGTGATTTCGTCTATGCAGTAAAGACGGCACGGTTTGGCCTCCCTGAAGTGACCCGCGGTATTATTCCGGGAGTTGGCGGCACACAGACGCTCGGACGGTTTCTACCGCGCGGTAGGGCTTTGGAACTCATGTTAACCGGTTGTCACTTGGATGCCGAAGAGGCGTATGCACATGGCTTGGTCAATCGATTGTGCGAACCGACGACACTGTTGGAGGAGGCGATCACGACGGCGCGTCTCATCTCCAAAAATTCTCCACTCGCTGTAAGAATGGCGAAGAAGGCCTTTCGTCTAGGGATAGACATGCCACTTGAGGAGGGCGTCGAATTGGCGCTTGAGTGTTATAACCGAACGGTGACGCATCCGGATCGAGAGGAAGGTGTTCGTGCATTCAACGAGAAGCGGCAACCGAATTTTGTTGATATTTATTGA
- a CDS encoding CaiB/BaiF CoA transferase family protein produces the protein MTNVKAPLQGVRILAVSQYGAGPFATQLLCDLGAEVIKVENPSDGGDVGRRVPPLFAENNSSLFFESHNRGKKSVGLRIDTPAGQSVLRKLARESDVVFHNLRGDVAIRLGLTYAALQEVNPRLVCCALTGYGMHGPEASLPGYDYLFQGRAGWMSLTGPPDSYPIKSGLSLVDLSAGMMAALSMASAVYQVRETGIGGDVEVSLYDTALSLLGYIGTWTMSREWEADRLAHSAHPSVIPFQEFPTADGHIVIACVKDKFFFKLCDIMELSDLRERYPTMFERVQNRSQVTRTLEARFRTLSTREWMEKLRGHVPCEPVYTVKEALDSGEIPRQRGLLIEYEHPTLGICKTLGPPFKGWWKPTGMRAPFFGENTIDILRNIGGLSEQEVAELEQGGIVCRGDAPCGH, from the coding sequence GTGACAAACGTGAAAGCTCCGTTACAGGGGGTTCGAATCCTAGCGGTGTCTCAATACGGCGCAGGACCATTCGCGACGCAGTTGTTATGTGATCTTGGGGCAGAAGTCATCAAAGTCGAAAACCCTTCGGACGGTGGTGACGTGGGCAGACGGGTACCCCCGTTATTTGCAGAAAACAATAGCAGTCTATTTTTCGAATCCCACAACAGGGGGAAAAAATCTGTTGGTTTGCGGATCGATACACCAGCGGGTCAATCGGTCCTTCGGAAACTTGCGAGAGAGTCAGACGTGGTATTTCATAACCTGCGTGGCGACGTGGCAATCAGACTGGGACTCACATACGCAGCACTGCAAGAGGTAAACCCTCGATTAGTTTGTTGTGCTTTAACAGGTTACGGAATGCACGGTCCCGAAGCTTCTTTGCCAGGATATGACTACCTGTTTCAAGGTAGAGCGGGATGGATGAGCCTTACTGGGCCGCCGGACAGTTACCCAATCAAATCGGGGCTGTCGCTAGTTGATCTATCGGCCGGAATGATGGCCGCACTATCTATGGCGTCCGCTGTGTATCAAGTGCGTGAGACGGGGATAGGGGGAGATGTCGAGGTTTCGCTATACGATACAGCCCTGTCGCTACTCGGATATATCGGGACGTGGACGATGAGCCGTGAATGGGAGGCTGATCGGCTGGCACATTCTGCTCATCCATCGGTCATTCCTTTCCAAGAGTTTCCGACCGCCGATGGACACATTGTTATTGCTTGTGTAAAGGATAAATTTTTCTTTAAATTGTGCGACATTATGGAGTTATCAGATTTAAGGGAGCGGTATCCAACGATGTTTGAACGAGTCCAGAATCGTTCACAGGTTACGAGGACTTTGGAGGCAAGGTTTCGTACATTGTCGACGCGAGAATGGATGGAAAAATTGCGAGGACATGTTCCATGTGAACCTGTTTATACGGTGAAGGAAGCACTTGATAGCGGGGAAATTCCGAGACAAAGGGGATTGCTCATTGAGTATGAGCACCCGACACTTGGTATCTGTAAAACACTGGGACCGCCGTTTAAAGGATGGTGGAAACCGACAGGGATGCGGGCTCCATTTTTCGGTGAGAACACGATAGACATTCTAAGGAATATCGGTGGACTCAGTGAGCAAGAGGTCGCAGAGCTGGAGCAAGGTGGGATTGTTTGCAGGGGGGATGCACCGTGTGGCCATTAG
- a CDS encoding GAF domain-containing protein: MATDQNDVLFRELHNRLRQTELLVECAEYFTSSLKFEEVMTRILNRTLEVIPAADAGVLFIYDNEANKLRATACSGFHWDSMRHIALSPGESMTGLTFQQGVAQIFENPNDVIYGSMSEENQAFYAQSLVPIKNIAGPNFIVRGVICAPLVIKGKCIGVMTLDNFTADSFTADDLRLVRAISNQAAIAVENAGLYQEEISRSSRFQHLSQVIQRQYDELTRINQAHERLMKQVLNGGSIEDIGSMIYSILENPIVVYDDLLTVLTEHVPEHVSFPFQSPELIIQLQAILQSEQPRRVGIEGSNGTVSSVMLFPIVTGHETLGILCVVESTHRLNEQDVVLAEQCNLVLALDFMQRQSVFEAEQRFKGGFLEELITEENVGVLKQRAQILGLTDKDTYTFMVVEVAGTETEDNRIYRRIHRSIEQIAVTSNPSSLVITKLNTIVIVNAMPKDLDSDVVLRRSRKLGERLIEVLSTSYPTIDCAIGIGRACTDIGDLLQSYEDAKQCVALIKRQRVRNTVRDYKELGAMRFILTQSKEEMLEFVQMLLRPLMVYPQPKRAQLLKTLDAYIRGGRQHKEAAARLGIHPNTLAYRLKSLEDILGYPIQSSSNFDLHFAWKLVDTFNLKDELFEDDL, translated from the coding sequence ATGGCGACAGATCAGAACGATGTCCTCTTCCGTGAGCTTCATAACCGGTTGAGGCAAACGGAACTGCTTGTTGAGTGTGCAGAGTATTTCACATCCAGCTTGAAGTTTGAAGAGGTGATGACGAGGATTTTAAATCGTACCCTGGAAGTCATCCCAGCAGCGGATGCGGGGGTCCTCTTTATTTATGACAACGAAGCGAATAAGCTTAGGGCCACAGCTTGCTCAGGGTTTCACTGGGATTCCATGCGGCATATTGCTTTGTCACCCGGTGAGTCGATGACGGGACTCACGTTTCAGCAGGGAGTTGCCCAAATCTTTGAGAATCCCAACGACGTCATTTATGGATCGATGTCTGAGGAAAACCAAGCATTTTATGCGCAGTCGTTGGTACCTATTAAGAATATTGCCGGTCCCAATTTCATCGTGCGTGGTGTTATTTGTGCCCCCCTTGTTATCAAGGGGAAATGCATTGGTGTCATGACGTTGGACAACTTTACGGCCGACAGCTTTACAGCGGACGATCTCCGTCTTGTCCGGGCCATTTCCAATCAAGCTGCCATTGCAGTGGAAAATGCCGGCCTCTACCAGGAAGAGATTTCGCGGAGTTCGAGATTTCAGCATCTCAGCCAAGTGATCCAGCGGCAATACGATGAATTGACACGAATTAACCAGGCGCACGAGCGATTGATGAAGCAGGTTCTCAACGGAGGTTCTATTGAGGACATCGGGTCCATGATTTACAGCATTCTAGAAAACCCCATTGTGGTTTACGATGATCTCCTGACCGTCCTTACGGAACATGTGCCAGAACACGTGAGCTTCCCGTTTCAGTCTCCAGAGCTAATTATCCAGTTGCAAGCTATCCTGCAAAGCGAACAACCGCGTAGGGTTGGCATCGAGGGCAGCAATGGTACAGTGTCGTCCGTTATGTTATTTCCCATTGTGACGGGGCACGAAACGCTGGGCATTCTATGTGTCGTGGAAAGCACTCACCGTTTGAATGAGCAAGATGTCGTCCTGGCTGAACAATGCAACCTCGTGCTCGCTCTGGATTTTATGCAACGTCAATCCGTATTTGAGGCAGAACAACGGTTTAAGGGTGGATTTTTGGAAGAGTTGATCACAGAAGAGAACGTTGGTGTGCTAAAGCAACGGGCACAGATTCTGGGTTTGACCGATAAAGATACGTACACATTCATGGTTGTTGAGGTTGCGGGCACGGAAACCGAGGATAATCGGATCTATCGACGGATTCATCGAAGCATAGAACAGATAGCCGTGACTTCAAATCCTTCTAGTTTGGTGATCACGAAGCTAAACACCATCGTCATCGTCAACGCCATGCCAAAGGATCTCGACAGCGATGTGGTCCTAAGGCGCAGTCGAAAGTTGGGAGAACGTCTCATCGAGGTGTTGAGTACGTCGTATCCGACCATTGACTGCGCCATTGGGATCGGACGTGCTTGTACCGACATCGGGGACTTGCTTCAGTCTTACGAAGACGCCAAGCAATGTGTTGCCCTCATTAAACGCCAACGGGTGAGAAATACCGTTCGTGATTATAAAGAACTTGGAGCCATGCGGTTCATTCTCACACAGTCAAAAGAGGAAATGCTTGAGTTTGTTCAGATGTTACTGAGGCCCCTTATGGTCTATCCTCAGCCCAAGCGAGCACAACTCTTGAAAACTTTGGACGCGTACATTCGCGGCGGCAGACAGCACAAGGAAGCGGCTGCGCGGTTGGGGATTCATCCGAATACGCTGGCGTATCGCCTGAAGAGTTTGGAGGACATTCTCGGTTACCCGATTCAATCGTCTTCCAATTTTGATTTGCATTTTGCCTGGAAACTTGTAGATACATTCAATCTAAAAGACGAACTATTCGAAGATGATTTGTGA
- a CDS encoding CaiB/BaiF CoA transferase family protein: MWPLEGVKVLDLTQNVAGPYAAMILAEFGADVTKVEPNSGDATRSWGPPFWNGYSPTYLALNRNKTLVSLDLKTPDGKQALLRLLDEADVLIVSNRPAALKRLELDYDTVSKRYPQLIYAEITAFGHYGPRQMDPGYDPLMQAMGGIMSVTGHPGDEPVRVGTSVIDMGTGMWMAMGVLSALRLRDKTGQGHRITGALFETAVGWMAYHLPAYWASGDTPHGWGSGTAMIAPYEAFPTTSGWIVIAAGNDKLFRDLSCVLGHPEWSSEENYKSNAMRVVNRVHLHEEISAVTSTQTSDFWIQLLVDAGIPVAPVADVAQLMENPQLQASDLIQEAFHADIPNFKSVGLPLCIDGMRPPLRTVPARKV; the protein is encoded by the coding sequence GTGTGGCCATTAGAGGGTGTAAAGGTTCTGGATTTGACACAAAACGTTGCAGGACCCTACGCTGCCATGATTCTAGCGGAATTTGGCGCGGATGTGACGAAAGTAGAGCCCAATTCGGGGGATGCGACGCGTTCCTGGGGGCCTCCTTTTTGGAACGGATACAGCCCAACTTACCTCGCGCTTAACCGGAATAAAACACTGGTATCACTCGACTTAAAAACGCCCGACGGGAAGCAGGCATTATTAAGATTACTAGATGAAGCGGATGTGTTGATTGTGAGCAATCGGCCAGCTGCCTTGAAGCGATTGGAGTTGGACTATGACACCGTATCGAAACGTTACCCGCAACTGATTTACGCAGAAATCACTGCCTTTGGACACTATGGTCCTCGCCAAATGGATCCCGGTTACGACCCGCTGATGCAAGCAATGGGTGGCATCATGAGTGTTACAGGTCACCCGGGTGATGAACCGGTTCGAGTGGGGACTTCAGTGATCGATATGGGAACAGGTATGTGGATGGCTATGGGTGTTCTGAGCGCCTTGCGGTTGCGCGACAAAACGGGCCAAGGGCACAGGATTACAGGAGCGCTGTTTGAAACGGCGGTAGGATGGATGGCTTATCATCTTCCAGCATATTGGGCCTCGGGTGACACGCCGCACGGCTGGGGATCAGGTACTGCAATGATCGCACCGTACGAAGCATTTCCAACCACTAGCGGTTGGATTGTCATAGCGGCAGGAAACGACAAGTTGTTTCGGGATTTGAGCTGCGTTTTGGGGCATCCGGAATGGAGCTCCGAGGAAAATTACAAGTCCAACGCAATGCGAGTTGTTAACCGTGTGCATTTACATGAGGAGATATCTGCGGTCACTTCGACACAAACATCCGACTTTTGGATCCAGTTGCTAGTCGATGCAGGAATTCCAGTCGCTCCTGTGGCTGATGTCGCCCAATTGATGGAGAACCCACAGTTGCAGGCCAGCGACTTAATTCAAGAGGCATTCCACGCTGACATTCCCAACTTTAAGTCAGTCGGGTTACCTTTGTGTATAGACGGTATGCGGCCACCACTCAGGACGGTACCAGCCCGTAAAGTGTAG
- a CDS encoding acyl-CoA dehydrogenase family protein, which produces MSFESKHELHQSIRQGIRALCKRFPESYWRGLDEEHQYPDEFITALTDAGWLSILIPEEYNGGGLGISEAAVVLEEINRSGGNAAPGHAQMYTMGALLRHGSKEQKEHWLPQIATGKVRLQAFGITEPTAGSDTTNISTFAERKGDVYRIHGQKVFISRVQHSDLMMLIARTTPRDKVQRKTDGLSLFLLDLRNQGNRVTVHPIRTMVNHETNQVFLDGAEVPVENRIGEEGNGFRYLLSGVNAERILVGSECIGDGRYFIDKAVEYASSRVVFGREIGKNQGVQFPIAQAYMDLEAATLMRDRAADMFDHGIQCGAEANMAKYLASEASWKAANATMSTFGGYGLAVEYNIERKFREARLPIVAPISNNLVTSYVAEHVLGLPRSY; this is translated from the coding sequence ATGAGTTTTGAATCCAAACACGAGCTACATCAATCCATTCGCCAGGGAATTCGAGCGCTATGCAAGAGATTTCCCGAATCCTATTGGCGGGGATTGGACGAAGAACATCAATATCCAGATGAATTTATCACGGCATTAACAGATGCCGGATGGCTCTCGATCCTGATTCCCGAAGAGTACAACGGGGGTGGGCTTGGCATTTCCGAGGCAGCTGTCGTGTTAGAAGAAATTAACCGCTCAGGAGGCAACGCCGCTCCTGGACACGCGCAAATGTATACCATGGGTGCACTGTTGCGCCATGGCAGCAAAGAGCAGAAAGAACATTGGCTACCTCAGATTGCGACGGGCAAGGTTCGTTTACAGGCTTTTGGTATTACGGAACCGACTGCGGGGTCCGACACGACCAATATCTCTACTTTTGCTGAACGAAAAGGCGATGTCTACCGTATACACGGTCAAAAGGTGTTTATTTCTCGCGTTCAACACTCTGATTTGATGATGTTAATCGCGAGAACCACGCCGCGCGATAAAGTCCAGAGAAAGACGGACGGACTCAGCCTATTTTTGCTTGACTTACGAAACCAAGGCAACAGGGTAACTGTTCATCCAATCCGCACGATGGTCAATCATGAAACGAATCAAGTCTTTCTAGACGGTGCTGAGGTACCTGTGGAAAACCGGATCGGCGAAGAAGGCAACGGCTTTAGGTATCTTTTGAGTGGCGTGAATGCGGAACGAATTCTCGTTGGCTCGGAATGTATCGGGGATGGCCGGTACTTTATTGATAAAGCGGTTGAGTACGCCTCTTCAAGGGTGGTATTTGGTCGGGAAATCGGGAAAAACCAGGGAGTTCAGTTCCCAATTGCGCAGGCCTATATGGACTTGGAGGCGGCAACTTTAATGCGGGACCGTGCCGCTGACATGTTCGATCACGGTATCCAGTGCGGAGCGGAAGCGAACATGGCCAAGTATCTCGCATCTGAGGCATCGTGGAAGGCCGCCAATGCCACCATGAGCACTTTCGGAGGATATGGTTTGGCGGTCGAATACAACATTGAACGCAAATTCCGCGAAGCACGATTACCAATCGTGGCTCCCATATCCAACAATCTGGTCACAAGTTACGTGGCAGAGCATGTACTGGGGCTGCCGAGATCGTACTAG